The genomic window ATCTGTCTTCCACTCCCTATGTGTATCTGTTGTCTTCCACTCCCTATGTGTATCTACTGTCTTCCACTCCCTATGTGTATCTGTCTTCCACTCCCTATGTGTATCTACTGTCTTCCACTCCCTATGTGTATCTGTTGTCTTCCACTCCCTATGTGTATCTACTGTCTTCCACTCCCTATGTGTATCTACTGTCTTCCACTCCCTATGTGTATTTACTGTCTTCCGCTCCCTATGTGTATCTGTTGTCTTCCACTCCCcatgtgtatatacaaatgtactgtcTTCCACTCCCCATGTGTATTTACTGTCTTCCAGTGGACGAGTAAGGGCTATGAGCAACACTCTGCCCGAGGCTGAGGAGGAGGAAAGGACGTCGGCCATAACTCGACTGGAGGAAAGCTTCACAGTACATCTGGGTAATATCTGAGGGACAGTAATCATGTAATTCTTAAGGTCGTTAGGTAAAAGGTCAATTATTGTTACTATATACAAAAATTACTGAATCAAACAGAACTATGGTGGTAGTGctgttttttgttataataatCACAAACCTGTACTTTATAGAGATTGTATTGACAACATCTGCTCAGTAATGATATAGGTTATAACAAGCATTAAAAGCTTACATTACTGACATGCCAGAAAAAGCTCTGCAGTGTGTGTGCTTCTAAACATGAGCTTAACATTTTGATTGGCACTACAGAACTCAagatattatacataaactgattttctattaatagtaacaggGACATTGACCTTTcacctttgaacctgaaatgCTATCCCAAGAAAGTGCTTTCTTTGAGAAAAGCTGAAGTGCAATTTGCTGTGAGCTTGATATCAATAAGATCTTAAATAATTTCCACAGTGGGATTGATCATAACCTTCCCGGTTTAGGTCTAGAGTCAGGACAGTTGGGCCAATATCATGGTGCGATAaagttaattaaaataaatgactttggcctactttcaaggtcacagcagtcaTATATGataatcaatatacatatcaaaactcaggtgactgataaggcccattggcctcttgtttttatttccagGTGCCCAGATGAAAACTACTCATAACCTTCGTCTTCTATGTACAGATGTGCTTGATCTTTGTCgtcacaaaacacacacagtTGGGTAGGTATAACACGCCACtcaacatgacaaataatgtgTATGATATCATAAAACACACGGTAGGGTAGGTATCACACGCCACTCAATATGACAAATAATGTGTATGATGTCATAAAACACACACAGTCGGGTAGGTATCACACGCCACTCAACGTGACAAATAATGTGTATGATGTCATAAAACACAGTTGGGTAGGTATCACACGCCACTCaacatgacaatttttttttttaaatgaataaaatccATGGAACTGATAAGGAAAGAATCTCTTTTTATGATGACACAAAACAATTTGAGAATAAACATCAGTGAAATTGAAATATGTGAATATATGATTCTGTATATTAGTTATTTGCATACATTCACAAGACTTTGTTGTAGGTGGTAGTGGTACAACGGAAGCAAACACTATTACTAGACATATACCTTTTTTATATGTCCCATAGTCTAACCCTTCACCTCTTTCTGATATGGTGTCAATTCCCCCAAAGATGGCTGTTTCTTTCACCTCATTCTGATATGATGTAATTTCCCCCGGAGACTTTTTCTCACCAGATTCTGATGAAGCTTATGTAAAGGTCAAGTATAAAAATATCTAAGATTTAGTACATGGACTTCATTATtgcaaggtcaaggtcaataaGTTCTTTAAATATGAAGGTTTAGATATTGGCAGTTAATTTCATTTTAGCGCTTTTTGTTTGCCTTCATTACCATATTTTACCGGGTATAATCCCAGGGGGCTAGTGCACTGAAAATGGGCAAAAGTGGGGGGTGGGCTTATCCCGGATAAGACCCTATGTAAGAGGGGGAAAAAATcagccgccatcttggattataaTCGAAAGAGGATAGCCCGATCTACATCAATGATCtatgactgaaatatttttttgaataaTGCAATACGTCGTTTATTCCATTCGGATCTTGTCAACGAATTGCAGGTAACATAATCGTAAGTTACAAGGTTcggattattatttttttccattgtgGATTAGACAATCAAGTTGGCGGTGGGTTTATTCCCGAATATGAGCCTACgcagaaaaaaaaagtgaaaaataggGGGGTGGGCCCATCCCCTAGCATGAACTTATACCCGGTAAAATACGGTAAACTATGATTGTGCCAATTGCAGTTTCCATATATGCATAGCTTCCTAAGAAACACATTCTGTCACAGGTAGGGAGTGAAAAGCAACGCACctcagaccttcacctgaggttccgtggctggcactctaaccgactgagctattgcGGCCCCTGCACATACGTGGCTTTTTATGCGCTAAACTGTCATTGTgctaatctgtttaaatttaattataaaCTAAAATTTGAGTGTGTCTAAATAAGGATGTTTAGTGTATTTGAGAAAGCAATGATTACATTACAGTGGTCTGGTGATACCTCAGCCCCAGAGGCTACAGACAGCCATGTCTCTATACTCTAATAACCTATGTGGCCTCATTCTCATGGTGGACAATCGTCTCAACTCCTACACTGGGATCAAACGGGGTAAGCCTTCTCCTCTGGAACAATTGAAGATTGTATTCAGATATGTTTCCTTGATGAAAATTATTGAAGTCTAAGAGGTTAAAAGTGTTTAGAATGTCAATAACTTCCTCTAGTGCTAGGAAACTTAGAGTCATGATAATaggtttttaaaaatatcaaacaataattCAGGATTAAAGATTTTGTCAGCTCTGTGAGATGTGGGAATAACAGAATGTTTCCTACCTTGAtggtgtgacagagaaatcttctGCCCAGAGGGGTCAGATTCATGGTTAATCCAACAATCATATCACCACAAGAGttagagatttctctgtcacatcaTCAAGGAAGGGGATGATAATTTTTCTACCATCAACCTATTTTATTTCCATAGCACTcagttatcaaaatattttttgaaatatcacaacacaaTTTTGATTGAATTGATGATGTGACATCCCTGCACAGTTACCAGGATGTCATTGTGTTTTTGCTAGCAAGTGCTATGTATCTATCATACCTAAGGTTTGAATGAAAAATCACATACTAGTGGGAGATAGAGATATCTCGAAATAGAGATCTGTGAAATGATGGGAGAAATATCGATCATTTGAGCTTGAAgaagtattttaaaatttcattataaGTTTTCAGCCTTCCAGTATGAAATGAAAGAGTAAACtactttatttttttagatttttccAAAGTGTGTGAACAGTCAACAGACTTCCATTTTCCTAGTCTGGACCAACAGTTCAGTAATGTTGATAAAGAGATAGCAAAATTCAATGAACTGAAAGCTCAGAAAAAGATGTCGGAAGAGGGAGATAAAATCAGCATTAAAAGTAGTAGTAGCAGTTCAAGTGGAGACACCCAACTGGTAAATATTGActgtgtataacaatacatgtacctaatgtacaaacgttgtaaatacatgtactgcaaAGTAGGAGCTTTTGTGTAGGGTGTTGGATTTCAATTAAAGTGAAGATAAGCATCATTTGCTAcaaaactctttttttttttcaattaattatatttttgtgcTAAGACAGTAATACAAATGTTTCATTCTGTTTTTTATGACAGCAGGACAAGGGCAATAAAATCCAGGTTGGAGATTTTTACATCACGAAACATTCCAATCTGTCAGAAGTACATACAGTGTTCCATCTTGTCATGGACGACAGTACAAGGTCGATTGATATCTCGTCCAGACACCCTGTCATCCTCAGCATCCGTAACATTATCAAGCTGTGTTTCCGTTCAGACATCACCACCCTCACCATCCCACTTCTGCTTAGTCACGAAATGTCAGAGGTAAAAAAGTGTTGTTAACTGATGCATTCTGGAGTACTTCAGTAGTTTATCACAGGTATATTATACATCATGATACAGGCTTACTTGATAAAAAGAGATGACACTTTTCTGAGTAAAATAATATAAGTTTTACTGGTTTGATATTGCTGATAGGAATTTACTCCCGTTTTTGTTCAGTAAGGACATCTAACATTGTTATCAATTTGATTTGCTTTGTCTATCAGAATGTTGTTCAGTAAGAACATCAAACATTACAATGAGTCTAATATTGTCAGGACTTACTCCAGTTACATTTGGAAAGAACTTCTACCATCACAAAGACTTTGTTATTGTCAGTCAGAATACACTTCAATATATTGGACATTTCAGAATTTACCAAGAAAGCTTATCCTACATTACAAGGAGTTTGAGAATTTACTCCAGATTTATCCAACAAGGACATCTAACATTATAACGacaatattatcataatttacTCCAGTTATGTCCAACAAGAACATCTTAACATTATGACGacaatattatcataatttacTCCAGTTTTATCCAACAAGAACATCTAACATTATAACGacaatattatcataatttacTCCAGTTTTGTCCAACAAGAACATCTTAACATTATAACGacaatattatcataatttacTCCAGTTTTATCCAACAAGAACATCTTAACATTATGACGacaatattatcataatttacCCCAGTTTTATCCAACAAGTGCATCTAACTACATTATGACGacaatattatcataatttacTCCAGTTTTGTCCAACAAGTGCATCTAACTACATTATAACGacaatattatcataatttacTCCAGTTTTATCAAACAAGAACATCTTAACATTATGACgacaatattattataatttacaACATTATGACGacaatattatcataatttacTCCAGTTTTATCCAACAAGTACATCTAACATTATGAcgataatattattataatttacaACATTATGACGacaatattatcataatttacTCCAGTTTTATCCAACAAAAAATCTAAGGTTATGACGACAATATTGCAGGAGATGACTATACAGTGGTGCCAGAGAAGAGCTGAACTGATGTTCAAGTGTGTCAAGGGATTCATGATGGAGATGGTAACATACGGCGGTCAGAATTCTCGCACCATCCAGTTCCTTGTTccttgtgtatgtatatttctcCATTGTACATCAACAACAATATTCTAGGTCTCGGTCAATTATTGTTTACCAACGTTTCATCTGCAAAATAATCATTACCAATTGACAATTGTTTAATATCTTACAAAAGTATTGTTTCAGACAAAGGCTTgatcagttatctcccttccacAGCCTGTACAATTTACTAAATTGTTTAATATCTTACAAAAGTATTGTCTCAGACAAAGGCTTgatcagttatctcccttccacAGCCTGTACAATTTACTAAATTGTTTAATATCTTACAAAAGTATTGTTTCAGACAAAGGCTTgatcagttatctcccttccacAGCCTGTACAATTTACTGTTATTTTACAGGGACTGTCAGAGGAAATGTTCGCTAGCATTAGTAACCTGCTTACTACCATCTTCAGACTATCAAATCCAGTGGTTGTCAAGTCTAGTCAAGCATCACATGTCGGGCGATGACATCAACATATCCTAGTTTTGATATACTGTTTGGGAAACTGGTATAgaaatgtgtacatatgtaccaAATTTCCATATTAAAAGTCTCAaatcatacatttttatataatctGGAGataaaaatgattgattttgACAGCTGATACAGCTTCTGTCTAGCATTGTTAAGATGTATAAATGTTTGCTGTGGTGCCAAATTGTGATACATTTGAATTCCAAATCACTTTATTTTCGTGAGCTTGAATTTTGTGGAGCCACATTCGGtagtaaatttaatttttttcaaaaatcaattcgtaaacaaatgataatgttgaaatttatacAGTATCAATCACAAATTActaaacaaaccaaatattaaGGTCCTCTGAATTTATTTAAgtatgtacagtcaaacctgtctataaaggccacctgtgtACATGCCTCATTTGTGccataattttcaattttaatacaTTAAATTCCATTTATTTTAGGGGATATTGTGTAGTTCAGGTCAACTACTTAATAAGTCATTCCACTCAAACAACTAGAGAATATTTGTGAATCATATTATGCCCCCAGCCCTGAAAACTAAAACTTCATCTGTAGGTTTTGGCTTGGACTGTATCAATTCAAATGCTACCAATATATGTCCCATACGATGAAATTGAAGGAGCATGTATTTGCATGATCTCCTCTTCCTAACTGATATTAAGCAGCATAATTTACAATACCCTTTCAACCAAACTGCTGGCAGTGACCCTTCCTCACGGTTGTAATGTTTTGGTATTCATATGATTGGTAAACTGGTAAATTTGTAATTGGATGTTGTCCAAAATCATTGTCTTGTCCAAACTCCTGGTGTTCTCCATATTCATTATGTTGGCCCAAAGGCACTAGGTTCAGTCTCCCCAAACAGAAATTGTCAAAGTGcaatatgtatttttgtgttaagtttaattttgtaaaaattgttGAATGTTACCCTTGGATAACAtaatagataataaaaaaaatgatcaatATCTTTGCCTTTGTGTTATCAACATATGGTAACTGTGTGTTAATAAGCAGGCCAGGCGTACAAGTTTATACTTCCATAAGAGACGCATATCAGCAAGTAAATTAATTctgaaattatcaaaacaaaagacCATTGTAAATGCCCATCAAATTCAGAGAAAGGTTACCCATAACATTTAATTACCTAGTATTCTATAAGTGTCAGGATGGTGTTGCCCTTTATTAAATTCATTAGATACTGGCTCTCTCTCGTTTCTCATTCCTAGATTGTCTATTTGGGCCTCACATCAGGATGATATCCTTAAGAAGCATCATCTATCCAAGTCTCTACTTTTGTTCCTGGGTTTATTATTTAGTTATGAAACAGGAAAGGAAAAATGTAATAACCAGATCGGAACCAAATTCTTAAGACGAATGCTCTCAACCATTTGAGCTACCCGACCACCAGCATATCaccagtccagttctgctacattcctccctccttcaacaTAGTCTTCGACCCCTAAGACACACGGGAGACCCAATACTCCCTCCATAGGTATTTAgttttaattgaccctttttgccccatCCATCAGCCcataggggtcagtcagggccaacatgtgtataccataaagctgtcatcctatgctgataatgttaacataaGTTAGAAAGAATTccaattgaaatcaaacaaattatagtcaaaaatgtgattttcctatataaactatagtaaaatttaccccctcccaaggggtAAATTGTAAAGCACCTCAAGACCCTCCTATCTaggaagagtatttgattctaccttatttgggtcttgagaagaagatttttgaaatttcagtcaattggCCATTTTTTGTGCGCCCATCAGCACCAAAGGGTcggtcagggccaacatgtgcataccatcaaactgccatcccaagctgataatgttaacaaagttataTATTGTGCCATAAATCTTTCATCTCTTCTCTTGTTCCTGACTCCAAGAGTCTTAAAATTGATTACTGCTAAAAATTAACAGCCTGTATCAAGATCGTGAGTCTTCCACTGAGGTGGCAACCCTGAACAGAAGAGATATactttaaaaaatgtttgtattcccCTTTCAAACAGATTTTACTTCATTAGTAAATGGAATTTGGGTAGATACTCTACAAGAATAATGCCATATTAGGACCCAGTTATTCAGTCAAGATCTTTACTGATTTTCTGTTTAATCCAAGAGTGTCACTAATAGGTCATGATGCAAGGCTATAGTTTTTGTTCTGTTGGTACCTATTTCTTCCAACTTGTCGGTAAACGGTACTTACAGGAAAATTTCCAAGCTCAAAACCATATGGTACCATAGTACCTATATTCTAGAATGCTCTCAAGACTATTGTCAGCATTGATGTTATGGGCTATTCGAGACAAATACACATACCACAAGAGTACTCATAAATGAAGAAATTCTACCGATAGATGGACTTAAAGATATGAAGTtaactacattttgtacatgttgtACTGTTTGAATCAAATTAACTCCTTTTGAAAGCCCCCATTTGACAGACCAGAAATACTCCAGTCAAgttattttactggaatagctcTGGTATACCAGTAATCTAATGTAGATCAATTAATTTATGTTTTGACCTACTGAAAACAAATTTATGGTAAACATGTTCTACTATTCAACTATGTGAAAAACAATCTACCTGATCTTTGCCTTTTCCATAGTACCACTGATCTGTTTTCTCTTTGAggcatttgttttgtttgtaaacataaaTACGAAAGGGTGTCTCAACCATCTAGCTTCACAAGTGATGTCCATGGTCTattagaatatttttttcattaggGCTCCTTGTCTGTGCATGAAATTTGTTTTTAGCTCATTCTCTCTAGTCTTCAAATTATTTCTACACACAATCACCATCATTcattattttgatgaaaaatgcTGTGCAAACAAATTTTCTACACTGACATTTGCTCAAATGAAATGCCTTAACACACAATGCAACAAAATACCAAAACAAATTCAGTTAAGAtgta from Pecten maximus chromosome 1, xPecMax1.1, whole genome shotgun sequence includes these protein-coding regions:
- the LOC117332501 gene encoding protein C12orf4 homolog isoform X2 — translated: MSATVKKDFEFVFSSKEQKSKLTVPITIPLSQTRIKEFVGRLVTAHDLPCYVEEDLRKQLQTFVTKESSRLFDEHAEEVMAKVTKDAKQVDDLVVKWTKAYNQEVKTYAKTEEVSQEQRFSEVYHSLIHSPALDTLLNLEHTYSLTVEDLIHQRDKDLEHLEERQGKDMQQALNTGKGNTYTDEQISQLAQRHFDNAQLIESKWTSELNNLKEIQKREFREWIIKVHEDTQTPAKSPSYIGRVRAMSNTLPEAEEEERTSAITRLEESFTVHLGAQMKTTHNLRLLCTDVLDLCRHKTHTVGGLVIPQPQRLQTAMSLYSNNLCGLILMVDNRLNSYTGIKRDFSKVCEQSTDFHFPSLDQQFSNVDKEIAKFNELKAQKKMSEEGDKISIKSSSSSSSGDTQLDKGNKIQVGDFYITKHSNLSEVHTVFHLVMDDSTRSIDISSRHPVILSIRNIIKLCFRSDITTLTIPLLLSHEMSEEMTIQWCQRRAELMFKCVKGFMMEMVTYGGQNSRTIQFLVPCGLSEEMFASISNLLTTIFRLSNPVVVKSSQASHVGR
- the LOC117332501 gene encoding protein C12orf4-like isoform X1, whose product is MSATVKKDFEFVFSSKEQKSKLTVPITIPLSQTRIKEFVGRLVTAHDLPCYVEEDLRKQLQTFVTKESSRLFDEHAEEVMAKVTKDAKQVDDLVVKWTKAYNQEVKTYAKTEEVSQEQRFSEVYHSLIHSPALDTLLNLEHTYSLTVEDLIHQRDKDLEHLEERQGKDMQQALNTGKGNTYTDEQISQLAQRHFDNAQLIESKWTSELNNLKEIQKREFREWIIKVHEDTQTPAKSPSYIGRVRAMSNTLPEAEEEERTSAITRLEESFTVHLGAQMKTTHNLRLLCTDVLDLCRHKTHTVGGLVIPQPQRLQTAMSLYSNNLCGLILMVDNRLNSYTGIKRDFSKVCEQSTDFHFPSLDQQFSNVDKEIAKFNELKAQKKMSEEGDKISIKSSSSSSSGDTQLQDKGNKIQVGDFYITKHSNLSEVHTVFHLVMDDSTRSIDISSRHPVILSIRNIIKLCFRSDITTLTIPLLLSHEMSEEMTIQWCQRRAELMFKCVKGFMMEMVTYGGQNSRTIQFLVPCGLSEEMFASISNLLTTIFRLSNPVVVKSSQASHVGR